A stretch of the Bacillus sp. FJAT-18017 genome encodes the following:
- a CDS encoding ABC transporter ATP-binding protein: protein MSAKISQLGGAPLLEVKNLETAFDIDGTYYNAVDGVSFKVKPRQIVGVVGESGCGKSVMSLSIMKLLPKGIGKINAGEIIFDGINIEKLNENEVNKIRGKDISMIFQEPMTSLNPVFTIGYQIQEVLFNHQKIDKKEARLKSIALLNSVGISRPEKIVDEYPHQLSGGMRQRVMIAMAIACQPKLLIADEPTTALDVTVQAQILELLKEIQEVNDMSVILITHDLGVVAEMCDEVIVMYAGRIVERTDVETLFYNPQHPYTTLLLGAIPKMEDESERLSTISGIVPSLTNMKKNGCRFANRCPMAMPECHTVTPKLADTGGGHDVACLLFETSRPKEGVANR from the coding sequence ATGAGCGCGAAAATTTCCCAACTAGGTGGAGCACCATTACTGGAAGTAAAGAATTTGGAAACAGCCTTCGATATCGATGGTACATATTATAATGCGGTTGATGGTGTGTCTTTTAAGGTCAAGCCACGGCAGATAGTCGGAGTGGTAGGTGAATCGGGTTGTGGTAAATCCGTTATGAGCCTTTCGATTATGAAGCTTCTTCCAAAGGGAATCGGCAAGATAAATGCCGGAGAAATCATTTTTGATGGTATCAACATAGAAAAGCTGAACGAGAATGAAGTGAACAAAATCCGAGGAAAAGATATCTCGATGATCTTCCAGGAGCCAATGACTTCTCTTAATCCGGTTTTTACAATTGGTTATCAAATTCAGGAAGTTCTTTTTAATCATCAAAAAATTGATAAAAAAGAAGCTCGCCTTAAATCTATTGCACTTTTAAATAGTGTAGGAATTTCCCGTCCCGAGAAAATTGTGGATGAATATCCACACCAGTTGTCTGGCGGTATGAGACAGCGCGTCATGATAGCGATGGCGATTGCCTGCCAGCCTAAGCTTCTGATTGCTGATGAGCCTACCACAGCCCTTGACGTTACGGTCCAGGCGCAAATTCTTGAGCTGCTTAAGGAAATTCAGGAAGTAAATGATATGTCGGTCATCCTGATTACACATGACCTTGGTGTCGTGGCTGAAATGTGTGATGAAGTAATCGTCATGTATGCCGGGAGGATAGTGGAGCGTACTGATGTTGAAACGCTTTTTTATAATCCACAGCATCCATACACCACCCTTCTCCTCGGGGCTATCCCGAAGATGGAAGATGAATCTGAACGATTAAGCACAATAAGCGGTATCGTCCCTTCACTGACTAACATGAAGAAGAATGGCTGCCGATTTGCAAACCGCTGCCCGATGGCGATGCCGGAGTGCCATACTGTCACTCCAAAGCTTGCCGATACCGGCGGAGGGCATGATGTTGCCTGCCTGCTCTTCGAAACATCAAGACCCAAGGAAGGAGTGGCTAACCGATGA
- the opp4C gene encoding oligopeptide ABC transporter permease gives MEIATQKDTEVNVAPPKRSLSPLALARKKFLKNKLAMTSLIFLLIVSIVSFLAPYITTADITRINIGEMSLKPSADHWLGTDKSGRDVFTRLLYGGRISLMVGISCTVFVVFLGTLVGSIAGYFGGSIDNLLMRFTDFVLNFPFLVFVIVLNAILMGIVSGVWVLIGTISLLSWGGVARIVRSKILAEKENEYIIAAVSIGCSPFKVITKHLLPNVMSTIIVQATILFAGMIVAETGLSYLGFGVPQETPSWGNMLSSANEPDVLQGKLWIWVPPALIITMTILSINFIGEGLKDAFNPKSRR, from the coding sequence ATGGAAATTGCAACTCAAAAAGATACAGAAGTAAATGTAGCGCCCCCTAAGAGAAGCTTGTCTCCGTTGGCGCTTGCTCGTAAGAAGTTCCTGAAGAACAAATTGGCAATGACCAGTCTTATTTTCCTGCTTATTGTTTCAATTGTGTCGTTTTTGGCACCATATATTACAACTGCAGATATTACGAGGATCAACATTGGTGAAATGTCACTGAAACCTTCCGCCGACCACTGGCTGGGAACAGACAAGAGCGGCAGGGATGTTTTCACAAGACTGCTATACGGCGGGCGTATATCCTTAATGGTAGGAATTTCATGTACGGTTTTCGTAGTTTTCCTTGGAACTCTGGTTGGTTCAATTGCTGGCTACTTCGGCGGCTCAATTGATAATCTCTTAATGAGGTTTACTGATTTTGTTTTAAACTTCCCATTCCTCGTATTCGTTATCGTTTTAAACGCTATCCTTATGGGGATTGTATCCGGTGTCTGGGTATTAATTGGCACAATCAGCCTACTGAGCTGGGGCGGTGTTGCAAGGATAGTCCGAAGTAAGATTCTTGCTGAAAAGGAAAACGAATATATAATTGCAGCAGTATCAATAGGATGTTCACCGTTTAAGGTTATAACGAAACATCTTTTACCGAATGTCATGTCGACAATCATTGTACAGGCTACCATCCTGTTCGCGGGTATGATTGTTGCTGAGACAGGGCTTAGCTACCTTGGATTCGGGGTACCTCAGGAAACGCCAAGTTGGGGAAATATGCTTTCAAGCGCAAATGAACCAGATGTACTTCAAGGGAAGCTTTGGATCTGGGTACCGCCAGCTTTGATCATTACGATGACAATTCTATCAATTAACTTCATTGGAGAAGGATTGAAGGACGCATTCAACCCTAAATCCCGCAGATAA
- a CDS encoding ABC transporter ATP-binding protein, with translation MSGTLTADVNREHRAPSGENLLEIKNLKTYYPVKGGFFRRTVGNVKAVDDISFEIKKGETLGLVGESGCGKSTAGRTILRLLKPTDGKILFEGKDITHVTGKSLREIRKDLQMVFQDPYASLNPMQMVGDIIAEPIYNFTKKPKEELKREVMDLLEKVGLPEEAYYKYAHEFSGGQRQRIGIARALALRPKLIIADEPVSALDVSVQSQVLNLLKDLQEEFDLTFLFIAHDLSVVKHMSDRIGVMYLGNMVEIADKDSLYSEPLHPYTQALISAIPSPDPRKKKDRIILKGDVPSPLNPPTGCPFHPRCPMAMEQCSVTKPELKEVKPSHRVACHLY, from the coding sequence ATGAGCGGTACATTGACTGCGGATGTAAACCGGGAACATAGGGCTCCCAGCGGGGAAAATTTGCTCGAAATTAAGAATCTTAAAACCTACTATCCTGTCAAGGGCGGATTTTTCAGAAGGACTGTTGGTAACGTAAAGGCAGTGGACGATATATCCTTTGAAATTAAAAAAGGTGAAACCCTTGGGCTTGTTGGGGAATCGGGTTGTGGGAAATCCACCGCTGGCCGTACCATCCTGAGGCTCTTAAAGCCTACGGATGGAAAAATCCTTTTTGAGGGAAAGGATATTACACATGTAACTGGAAAATCACTTCGCGAAATCCGCAAAGATTTGCAAATGGTCTTCCAGGACCCCTATGCATCTCTAAACCCGATGCAAATGGTAGGCGACATAATCGCCGAACCAATCTATAACTTTACCAAAAAACCGAAGGAAGAGCTGAAAAGAGAGGTCATGGACCTTCTTGAAAAGGTTGGCCTTCCGGAAGAGGCCTATTATAAGTACGCTCACGAATTTTCTGGCGGCCAAAGGCAAAGGATCGGAATTGCGAGGGCCCTGGCTCTCCGCCCTAAACTTATTATCGCTGATGAGCCAGTGTCAGCTCTTGATGTATCGGTTCAATCCCAGGTCCTGAACTTGCTGAAAGACCTGCAGGAGGAATTTGATCTTACTTTCCTGTTCATCGCCCATGATTTAAGTGTCGTAAAGCATATGAGCGACCGGATCGGGGTTATGTACCTGGGGAACATGGTGGAAATTGCGGACAAGGACAGCTTGTATTCCGAGCCGCTTCATCCATACACCCAGGCGTTGATATCCGCAATCCCAAGTCCTGACCCAAGGAAGAAAAAGGATCGGATTATCCTGAAAGGCGATGTGCCAAGCCCATTGAATCCTCCAACTGGATGCCCGTTCCACCCGCGCTGTCCGATGGCAATGGAGCAATGTTCCGTTACAAAACCGGAATTAAAGGAGGTGAAGCCATCGCACCGAGTGGCTTGCCACCTGTACTAG
- the opp4A gene encoding oligopeptide ABC transporter substrate-binding protein — translation MKKNWLWLSALVLVLSMFLAACSGGEKANNDKKPQGGDGKDTEETKPQDGGTLNYSLDSAPEGKFNINFYGTQTDAYVIDFFDENLIDFDENLKPQEHIASWETSDNKVYKFKIKEGVKWHNGEELKIQDWEFAIKVLADKDYEGPRYVNVQTVVGVPEYKEGKADSISGIKIINDYEMEVTFDKARVNNLENFWTYAMSRKEFEGIAVKDMMKSEQVRTKPVGLGPFKVTKVVPGESVELERFDDYFLGKPHIEKVVMKVIDPSLTVGELQNGTLDMTSFHPSIIDQVSALDTVNVVKYPGLSYYYVGFKLGNWDGKKNVMNEPKYADKALRQAMYYAINREEWVKAFFYGVGKPVNRPIPTSHWIAADNSELEQYAYDPEKAKQILEDAGWKDKDGDGFREDPQGKKFEVNFAHYSTQNPTFEARAKALTQYWEEIGLKSKLTMTDATLYYDMLEKSDKKMEVFFGGWSTGADPDPSGLWKTDALWNYPRWSSAEGDKLLEDALDVSIVGTDQEKRKDLYVQWQKHFMDELPALPIAELEEVVALNKRVQDVKYDVSGSNRPHEWWLKQ, via the coding sequence ATGAAGAAGAATTGGTTATGGCTGTCTGCTCTGGTCCTTGTTTTATCAATGTTCCTGGCAGCATGCAGCGGAGGAGAAAAGGCTAACAACGACAAAAAGCCACAGGGCGGAGATGGAAAAGATACTGAGGAGACTAAGCCACAGGATGGCGGTACACTCAATTACTCACTTGACTCAGCTCCGGAAGGCAAGTTCAATATCAATTTCTATGGCACACAGACTGATGCTTATGTAATTGATTTCTTCGATGAAAACTTGATCGATTTTGATGAAAACCTGAAGCCACAGGAACACATTGCTTCATGGGAAACATCTGATAACAAAGTCTACAAGTTCAAAATCAAAGAAGGCGTTAAATGGCATAACGGTGAAGAACTAAAGATCCAGGACTGGGAATTCGCAATCAAAGTCCTTGCTGACAAGGACTATGAAGGTCCGCGTTATGTTAACGTCCAAACTGTAGTAGGTGTTCCTGAATACAAAGAAGGCAAAGCAGACTCCATTTCCGGTATCAAAATCATCAACGATTACGAAATGGAAGTTACTTTTGACAAAGCTCGTGTAAACAACCTTGAAAACTTCTGGACATACGCAATGTCCCGTAAAGAATTCGAAGGCATAGCAGTAAAAGATATGATGAAATCTGAGCAAGTACGTACTAAGCCAGTTGGTCTTGGACCATTCAAAGTTACAAAAGTTGTACCAGGTGAGTCCGTCGAGCTTGAGCGCTTTGACGATTATTTCCTAGGCAAGCCTCATATCGAAAAGGTTGTCATGAAGGTTATCGATCCTTCCCTGACTGTCGGGGAGCTCCAGAACGGCACTCTTGACATGACTTCGTTCCACCCAAGCATCATCGATCAAGTCTCTGCACTTGATACAGTAAATGTTGTGAAATACCCAGGGCTTTCCTACTACTATGTTGGCTTTAAACTTGGTAACTGGGATGGCAAGAAAAACGTTATGAACGAGCCTAAGTATGCTGATAAGGCACTTCGCCAGGCAATGTACTATGCAATCAACCGTGAAGAGTGGGTTAAAGCATTCTTCTATGGCGTAGGTAAGCCGGTTAACCGCCCAATCCCTACTAGCCACTGGATCGCAGCTGACAACAGCGAGCTTGAGCAATATGCATATGATCCAGAAAAAGCAAAGCAAATCCTTGAAGATGCTGGCTGGAAAGACAAAGACGGAGATGGATTCCGTGAAGATCCACAAGGCAAGAAATTCGAAGTGAACTTCGCGCATTATTCAACTCAAAACCCTACTTTTGAAGCTCGTGCTAAAGCATTGACTCAATACTGGGAAGAAATTGGTTTGAAGTCCAAGCTTACTATGACTGACGCTACCCTTTACTACGACATGCTTGAAAAGTCTGATAAGAAAATGGAAGTATTCTTTGGCGGCTGGTCTACAGGTGCGGATCCAGATCCATCCGGCCTTTGGAAAACAGATGCGCTTTGGAACTACCCACGTTGGTCTAGTGCTGAAGGCGACAAGTTACTTGAAGACGCTCTAGATGTATCAATCGTTGGAACAGACCAGGAAAAACGTAAAGACCTTTATGTTCAGTGGCAGAAACACTTCATGGATGAGCTTCCTGCACTTCCAATCGCTGAGCTTGAAGAAGTTGTAGCCCTTAACAAGCGTGTACAAGACGTTAAATACGATGTTTCCGGTTCTAACCGTCCACACGAATGGTGGCTGAAGCAATAA
- the opp4B gene encoding oligopeptide ABC transporter permease, producing MLKYSLRRLLGMLPMLLLISIVVFTLAKLMPGDGLSGEIDPNNTDPQYIEEMRQKLGYYDPLPVQYFNWISDFVQGDFGQSTRFKIPVADVIMEKVPNTLMLGGTAILITYILAFIMGTFSGRKPYTLGDNLIAGANYLGLSIPSFIAGVFAIYIFSFSLNWFPSNGSVDITIDDGTFEYYLSKLHHVLLPALVLGLLSTASYTQFLRNDIIENSRKDYVRTARAKGTPEKKIYNVHILRNSIIPLITFLGFDIVAIISGAIITETIFTYPGIGQLFLQSVRTNDYPVMMALTMLFSFLTLIGNLVADILYGVVDPRIRLD from the coding sequence ATGTTGAAATATTCGCTCCGAAGACTGTTGGGCATGCTCCCAATGTTACTCCTTATCTCCATTGTTGTATTCACACTTGCAAAATTAATGCCAGGTGATGGTCTCAGTGGAGAAATTGACCCAAACAACACGGACCCGCAATATATTGAAGAAATGCGGCAGAAACTGGGCTATTATGACCCGCTACCAGTTCAGTACTTCAACTGGATTTCAGACTTTGTCCAGGGCGACTTCGGGCAATCGACCCGTTTTAAGATACCGGTTGCGGATGTAATCATGGAGAAAGTGCCAAATACCCTTATGCTTGGGGGTACGGCGATTCTTATTACTTATATTCTGGCATTTATAATGGGTACATTTTCCGGAAGAAAACCGTACACTCTAGGGGATAACCTGATTGCCGGGGCTAATTATCTGGGTCTCTCGATACCTTCATTCATTGCCGGTGTATTCGCGATTTATATTTTTTCATTCTCGCTTAACTGGTTTCCGTCAAACGGATCTGTAGATATTACAATTGATGATGGTACCTTTGAATATTATCTTAGTAAGCTTCACCATGTTTTACTTCCTGCACTTGTTCTTGGTTTACTCAGCACAGCAAGCTATACCCAGTTCTTGCGCAATGACATTATTGAAAATAGCCGCAAGGATTATGTAAGGACAGCAAGGGCAAAAGGAACCCCGGAAAAAAAGATATATAATGTACATATTCTCCGGAACTCCATTATTCCTTTGATTACCTTCCTGGGTTTTGATATTGTCGCAATCATCAGTGGAGCTATTATTACAGAAACAATCTTTACCTATCCCGGAATCGGCCAGCTGTTCCTTCAGTCAGTAAGGACGAATGATTATCCGGTCATGATGGCGCTGACTATGCTATTTTCATTCCTGACATTGATTGGCAACCTAGTAGCGGACATCCTGTATGGCGTAGTCGATCCGAGAATCAGGCTGGATTAG